A section of the Paenibacillus odorifer genome encodes:
- a CDS encoding O-methyltransferase — translation MLTQEEYSEQLYTEDEILLQVKEAIVQAGMPPVSVEPGYGRLLTMLVRLSRSKRILEIGALGGYSGICLSRGFSEGGTLTSLELRADYAELARRNLELAGFGDTTEYRIGPAMDSLKALEAEGARFDFFFIDADKLNYTNYLEYAIKLANPGAIIAGDNIFLRGRTLNTDRNGPAILAVRHFNEMIATDERLISTCLPAYDGLALAMVK, via the coding sequence ATGCTTACGCAAGAAGAATACAGTGAACAACTTTATACAGAGGACGAAATTCTGCTTCAAGTAAAAGAAGCAATCGTCCAAGCAGGCATGCCGCCGGTGTCTGTCGAGCCGGGGTACGGAAGACTGCTCACCATGCTAGTTAGACTGTCTCGCTCTAAGCGTATTTTGGAAATTGGCGCACTTGGCGGTTACAGCGGAATTTGCTTGTCCCGCGGTTTCTCTGAAGGTGGCACACTGACATCGCTAGAGCTGAGAGCCGACTATGCCGAGCTTGCCCGACGTAATTTAGAGCTGGCAGGCTTCGGCGATACTACGGAGTATAGAATAGGACCCGCAATGGACAGCCTGAAGGCACTGGAAGCAGAGGGCGCTAGGTTCGATTTCTTTTTCATTGACGCAGATAAGTTGAACTACACTAACTACTTGGAATATGCCATCAAGCTGGCCAATCCAGGAGCGATCATTGCGGGTGATAATATTTTTCTCCGTGGACGGACCTTAAATACAGATAGAAATGGTCCTGCCATCCTGGCTGTGCGCCACTTCAATGAGATGATCGCCACGGATGAACGTCTTATCAGTACATGTCTGCCTGCCTATGATGGATTGGCGCTAGCGATGGTGAAATAG